TGGAAGGTAAACGCCTCGTCGTAACGCGCGTCCAGCCAGGTATAGGCGAGACGGCTGCTCAAATTGCCCGTCCAGCGACTGTCGACCGCCAGCTCGAGGCCCTGGCGCGTGGTCGGGCCGGCATTCTGGTAGGCGGTGCGGCCGCCAGTGCTGGAGAGGACGACCAGCTCGTTGTCGGTCTTGACCTGGAACAGCGCCAGGTCGAGGCGGCTGTTGCCGAGCATGGCCTTGAGACCGGTCTCGAAATGCGTGCTGTTCGACGGTTTGAGGCCAAGGTTCAAGGAACCGCCACCACTTGAGTAGAACATCTCGTTGAAGGTCGGCGCTTCGAAACCGCGCGCCGCGCTGGCGTAGAGATTGACCGTGTCGCTCAGGCGATAGAGCGCGGCCAGGGTCGGCGTCGTCTTGTCGTAGCTGACCGAACCGCTGTCGTCGCCGTTGCTCAAATAGCTGTCGCTGACCTTGAAGGCGAGGTGGCTGTGACGCACACCGCCACTGAAAGTCCAGTTCTCGCCCTGCCATTCGGCCTGCACATACTGGTCGAAACTGGCGACGCGATCCTCTTCCTTGCGGCGCAACGTACCCTTGACGCCGCAAACGTTGGCGACGCAGTTGGCCGGTGCGCCGGTGCCGATGTAGTTGTTGTAGCCGCGCCGGTCGTCGGTCGATTGCTCGTAGTCGGTGCCGACCGTGGTCGTCAGGCGGCCACCGGCGACGTCGAAGCGGCCGATCCAGCGTGCCGACATGCCGCCGAAGGTCCGGTCGAAATCGATCACGCCGCCCGAGTGCGCCGGGTTGGACTGGGCACCGACCGGAATCGACTGATATTGGATGGTCGACCGCTGGCCGGCATAAACCGAAAGCTGCAGCGTGTGCTCACCGAAACGGTGCTCGTAATTGAGGCCGCCCTGCGCGTGGTCGATGCTCTTGCGCGTATCGAAGGCGAGCGCCGGGGAGTAGCCGCGCGTCGCATCCCAGGCCGTGCCTTTCGGATTGCTCTTGTATTCGCCCCACTGCACGCCCTGCGGGTCGTCCGCCGTCTGGTGGAAACTGCTCGCGATGAAGGTCAGCTTGCCGTCCTGGCTTGGCCGGAAAGTCAGCTTGACCAGGCTCTGCTCGCGCTCGGCCGAGCTGTGCTCGCGGTAGCCGTCGGTCGCGAAGCGCGAGGTGTCGAGCACGTAGCCGATGCCGCCGACCTCGCCCTGGGCGCTGACATCGGCCTTCCAGGTGCCGTAGCTGCCGGCGGAAAAGCTCGTTTCGATGCTCGGCGCGCCCTTGCCATCCGGCGTGAACAACTGGATGACGCCGCCGGCATGGTTGCCGTAGATCGCCGAGAGCGGCCCGCGCATGACTTCGATGCGCTCGGCGCGGTCGAGGTTGAAGGTTGCCGCCTGGCCCTGGCCGTCCGGCATCGACGCCGGGATGCCGTCGGCGACGAGGCGGATGCCGCGCACGCCGAAGGCCGAACGGGCGCCGAAACCGCGCGAGGAAATCTGCAGATCCTGCGCGTAGTTCTGGCGGTTCTGCACATTGATCCCGGGCACCCCGGCCAGCGCCTCGGAAACATTGACCCGCGCCTGGTCGGCGCCGATTTTGCCGGCATCGACAACGTCGACCGCCGCCGGCAGATCGAAACTGCTGTGCTCGACCCGGCTGCCTGTGACCACCACCGAATCGAGCGTCAGCTCGGCATCGGCGATGGCGTAACAGGGAAAGGCGGCAGCCAGGAGAAGAACGAGGCGTTTGGGCACAGGGTTCATGATGTTTCGCTCGGTGAAATCGTCAGCAGCCCGGCATCGCATCCGGACAGGCGCGACCCATGCCGCCCCCGGAAGCAATTGTCAGCGCAGACAAAAAACCGGGCCTCCGGGCTTTCGCGAAAGAGGACTAGCGAAAATCATGAGATCGCGCGAAAAAAGGCGGCACCCGTCAGCCAAAAAAATCCACTCGACATAAAACGCAGCGCTACGTATGCTCCGCCACCGCATATTTCGACCTATCACGCCAAGCGACGCCATGAAAAAACTCATCCTGATCGCCGTCATCCTGTTTGCCGGCTACTCCTACTTCACCAAGCCACATGGCCAATTGCCATATGCCGCCTCCGCCAGCACGCAAAGCCAGGCAGTTGGTCACACCGATGACGAAATCGCCAGCGCCTTTGCCGGCCGCAGAAGCAATGTACAGGTCTCCGGCCAGGGCGTGGTTGCCAGATTGCTGCCCGACGACAACAGCGGCAGCCGGCATCAGAAATTCATTCTCCGTCTGGCCGGCGGCCAGACACTGCTGGTCGCACACAACATCGACATCGCGCCGCGCGTCAGCGGCCTGAGCGAGGGCGAGCAGATCGAATTCAACGGGGTTTACGAGTGGAACGAGAAAGGCGGCGTGCTGCACTGGACACACCGCGATCCGAATGGAAGGCACACCGCCGGCTGGCTGAAGCACCGCGGCCAGACCTACCAGTAAGCTCAAGCGATCAGCATTTTTTTGCTGCACAGGGGGAACGTTTCCGCGCCATCCCTGTCATCCCATATGAATTTTCCTGCCGCATCCGTGGACGGGAACTCATATCGGGAGACAAGCATGAAATCTCGCAACAAGTTGGTCCTGGGCACGCTGGCGGCTGCTGTGCTGGCAGGTTGTTCCAGCATGGAGATGGCGACGCCACCGGCTGCAGTCGCTGCGCTGGAAGCGAAGTCAGGCAGCACGGTTAGCGGCAAGGTCAGCTTTTTCGGCATGACCAACGGGGTCCGGGTCGAGGCGCAGGTCAGCGGCCTGACGCCGGGCGAGCACGGCTTTCATGTGCATGAGGCCGGCGACTGTTCGGCGCCTGATGCGAGCAGCGCCAAGGGCCATTTCAACCCGGCGGCGACGGCGCACGGCAGTCATGCCGCGGCCGAACATCACGGTGGCGACATGCCCAACCTGGTCGCCAATGCCCAGGGCGAGGCCAGCTATCGTGTCGAGCTGAAGGGCGTCGCCCTCGGCGGCCCGAACGGCATCGTCGGGCGCAGCGTGGTGGTGCATGCCGACCCGGACGACTACAAGTCGCAACCGGCCGGCAACTCCGGCAAGCGCATTGCCTGCGGCCGGATCACCGGACGCTGAGACAGGACGGGCGGATCCGGCAGCGGCCGCCCCGCTCCCATTGGCTGGCGCCAGGCTGAATTTGCCGTCTTTTTAGCGGTCGACCGTTCCAGCCAGCCGATTTTGCGGCAATCTTGCCGCCGGCCGCCTCTGCTCAACCCATGGAAAGATTCGATGCATCCCACCCCCGACTACAACCCGCAAGCCCCCGAACGCAGTGAGATCGATGCCCTGCCCGGCCCGACCCTGCTCGAATTCGGCGCCAACTGGTGCGGCCACTGCCAGGCTGCGCAGGCACCGCTGCATGCAGCACTGGCCGGATACGCCGCCCTGCGCCACCTGAAAATCGAAGACGGCCCGGGGCGCGCCCTCGGCCGCTCCTTCCGCGTCAAATTGTGGCCGACGCTGGTCTTTCTGCAGGACGGCCGGGAAGTTGCCCGCCTGGTTCGGCCAACCGCAGAGGCGCCGATCGTCGAAGGACTGGCCAGTCTGCACGCCTGAGAGGCTGTTCACGATCTTCCGAAAGTCATGAAGCCGGGCTGCAGCTTTATTTGATACGCCAGTAAAACCCCTCCCGACCTCCCCTTGACAGGGGAGGAGCACCCCAAATCGCGCATGGACAAACTCCCTCCCCTGACAAGGGGAGGGCTGGGGATAAGCAGAGACTTAGCCGCCGTAGTTTGGCGGCTTAGTCGGTTGCTTAGTAGTTTCATCAGGGGTTTGAATGACAAGCGAAAAATCATGAACAGCTTCTTAGCATTTTTGCCTTTTCCGGACGGTCGACCGCTGCGCAAGGGCAAATTCCGGATCGCCAGCGTGCCGCACCGCCAGTGACGCAACAAAAGCCGATCAGCCGATGAAAAGGGCTATTTCGAGGTAGCGCACTCCCCGGCTTTGTTCCAATATAAGGAAAAGGTAAAAAACAATCAGGGGGAGCCATGTTCAATCGACGCCGTTTTCTCGAATGTTCGCTGACCATTGCCGCGCTGGGCTGCCAGCTGCCGGCATTCGCCGCCGGCAAGGCCCTGCGTCTGGGCACCCTGCCCGTCGTCTCGACGCGCACTGCCTACGAAATGTACCGGCCGCTGCTGGAGTTTCTTGAAAGGAACCTGGCGCTGCCGGCCACCCAGCTCGAAACGCCGCCCAATTTCAAGACCATGTACCAGCGGATCCAGGAAAACGGCTTTGACCTCCTGATCAGTCCGCCGCACATTGCCCGCCTGGCCCAGAAACGTCTGGGCTGGCAGCCGCTGGTGATGTTCCAGCCGGAGCATCAGGCTGTCCTGCTTGTCAGGGAAGATAACGGCCCGACCAGTATCGAGGCATTGCGTGGCGGCACCATCGCCGTGCTCGACAACAGCGCTCTGGTCGCGATGATCATAATGGAAGCCCTGGCCCAAAAGGGCCTGCTGATGAGCCGGGATTTCAAGGTCATCGAAACGCGCAGCTATGAAAGCAGCCAGATTGCCGTCAAGCAGGGCGTGGCGCAGGCCATGGTCTTCCGCAGCCAGGGTTTCATCGACCCGAATGTGCGCGACAACTTCCGTGTCTTGTTCGACGCCGGGGTACTGCCCGGCTACGTGATGATTGCCGCGCCCGCGACGAGCAAGGCGCAAGTTCAGAAGTTGCGGACGCAACTCCTCGCCTTTGGCAAGACGGAAGCTGCCCGGCCATTCATGGAAAAACTCGGCTACGACTCGATCAGCGGGGCAAGCGAAGAAGCCATGCGCCGCCTCGACCCCTACCTCGAAGCCACCGAAGCCAGACTCAAATAAACCCATCCGGCACCAGCAGCATGTGGAAACTCTCCCTGCGCACGAAGTTGATCCTGGGCGCGGTGCTCATCCAGAGCGCCGTGTTCACGCTGGTCGTCTTCAACGCCAGCCGGATTGCCCAGAACATCCTCAAGGAACAGGTCAGGGTTCGGGTCGAGAGCATCCAGCCGCTGCTCAACGCAGCCATTGCCGGTCCGCTCGCCCAGCATGACTATGCGACACTGAACGGCATCCTGCTCGACCTGCGCGCCGCGCATGCCGTCGAGCACATCAAGGTTGCCGACCTCGACGGCATCATCGTCGGCAAGACTGGCGAAGCCAAGGCCGACGAACGCTACCGGCTCGATGGCGGTCTCGATGAGTCCGGACTGGACGGACATGTCGAAACCGAGATGCCGCTGACGATCAATGAGCAGGCAGTCGGCAAGCTCACGTTCGGCGTTTCGATCGGTTTCCTGCAGGCGGCGCGGGCATCCCTGGCCAGCCAGAACGGCTTGATCGCCCTGGCCGGACTTGTCGTTGCCAGTATCCTGTTGGCGCTGTACAGCTGGTGGCTGACCCGCGACCTGGTTCGCCTGCGCCTGGCTGCCGAACGCATAGGCCGCGGCGAGTACGGCATCGAAACGGGTATCGCGTCCGTCGAACATGATGAAATCTCCCTGCTGGCGCAATCCTTCGACCTGATGAGTCGGCAGATCCGGGACAGCCACGCCGGGCTGTTCCGGGAAATCGAGGAGCGCAAACGGGCGGAACTGCTGTTGCGCGAGAGCGAGCAGCATTTCCGCACCCTCGCCGACGGCGGCTCGACGCTGATCTGGACCTCCGGCCTGGACAAGCTGTGCAACTATTTCAACCAGCCCTGGCTGCGCTTCACCGGCCGGACGCTGGAGCAGGAGCTTGGCAACGGCTGGACGGAAGGCCT
The DNA window shown above is from Quatrionicoccus australiensis and carries:
- a CDS encoding TonB-dependent receptor family protein, which encodes MNPVPKRLVLLLAAAFPCYAIADAELTLDSVVVTGSRVEHSSFDLPAAVDVVDAGKIGADQARVNVSEALAGVPGINVQNRQNYAQDLQISSRGFGARSAFGVRGIRLVADGIPASMPDGQGQAATFNLDRAERIEVMRGPLSAIYGNHAGGVIQLFTPDGKGAPSIETSFSAGSYGTWKADVSAQGEVGGIGYVLDTSRFATDGYREHSSAEREQSLVKLTFRPSQDGKLTFIASSFHQTADDPQGVQWGEYKSNPKGTAWDATRGYSPALAFDTRKSIDHAQGGLNYEHRFGEHTLQLSVYAGQRSTIQYQSIPVGAQSNPAHSGGVIDFDRTFGGMSARWIGRFDVAGGRLTTTVGTDYEQSTDDRRGYNNYIGTGAPANCVANVCGVKGTLRRKEEDRVASFDQYVQAEWQGENWTFSGGVRHSHLAFKVSDSYLSNGDDSGSVSYDKTTPTLAALYRLSDTVNLYASAARGFEAPTFNEMFYSSGGGSLNLGLKPSNSTHFETGLKAMLGNSRLDLALFQVKTDNELVVLSSTGGRTAYQNAGPTTRQGLELAVDSRWTGNLSSRLAYTWLDARYDEAFTFQSGTPAVTKNVSAGNRLPGVAAQTLYGELAWKHAASGFHAAIEGIARSKVYVEDTNSDTAAPAYAIANLRAGIERTFGPLKVSTFARLNNIFDRQYVGSVIVGDSSQRYYEAAPGRNWLAGVSARYAF
- a CDS encoding DUF3465 domain-containing protein, whose product is MKKLILIAVILFAGYSYFTKPHGQLPYAASASTQSQAVGHTDDEIASAFAGRRSNVQVSGQGVVARLLPDDNSGSRHQKFILRLAGGQTLLVAHNIDIAPRVSGLSEGEQIEFNGVYEWNEKGGVLHWTHRDPNGRHTAGWLKHRGQTYQ
- a CDS encoding superoxide dismutase family protein — its product is MKSRNKLVLGTLAAAVLAGCSSMEMATPPAAVAALEAKSGSTVSGKVSFFGMTNGVRVEAQVSGLTPGEHGFHVHEAGDCSAPDASSAKGHFNPAATAHGSHAAAEHHGGDMPNLVANAQGEASYRVELKGVALGGPNGIVGRSVVVHADPDDYKSQPAGNSGKRIACGRITGR
- a CDS encoding thioredoxin family protein, giving the protein MHPTPDYNPQAPERSEIDALPGPTLLEFGANWCGHCQAAQAPLHAALAGYAALRHLKIEDGPGRALGRSFRVKLWPTLVFLQDGREVARLVRPTAEAPIVEGLASLHA
- a CDS encoding PhnD/SsuA/transferrin family substrate-binding protein; its protein translation is MFNRRRFLECSLTIAALGCQLPAFAAGKALRLGTLPVVSTRTAYEMYRPLLEFLERNLALPATQLETPPNFKTMYQRIQENGFDLLISPPHIARLAQKRLGWQPLVMFQPEHQAVLLVREDNGPTSIEALRGGTIAVLDNSALVAMIIMEALAQKGLLMSRDFKVIETRSYESSQIAVKQGVAQAMVFRSQGFIDPNVRDNFRVLFDAGVLPGYVMIAAPATSKAQVQKLRTQLLAFGKTEAARPFMEKLGYDSISGASEEAMRRLDPYLEATEARLK